The genomic interval TGAATACTCCCGTCCAAGGCTCCGCCGCCGACCTCATCAAGATTGCGATGATACGCATTCAGAAGCGAATCAACGAAGAGAACTTGCCGCTCAAGATGATGCTGCAGGTGCACGACGAACTCGTGTTCGAATGCCCCCGCGACCAGGTGGAACCCATGTCGCAAATAGTGAAAGCTGAAATGGAAGGCGCCATGGAACTGAAAGTTCCGCTTATTGCCAGCGTAGGCTTTGGCGAGAACTGGCTCGAA from uncultured Fibrobacter sp. carries:
- a CDS encoding DNA polymerase produces the protein IKAAAHRDGYVETLSGRRRYIAGIDSSDRMESQMAERMAVNTPVQGSAADLIKIAMIRIQKRINEENLPLKMMLQVHDELVFECPRDQVEPMSQIVKAEMEGAMELKVPLIASVGFGENWLEAH